In Tautonia marina, the genomic stretch TCCGTCTCCGGTTCGTAGCCAAAGAGCAGGAACATCCGTTCCATCTCCTCGTCGCTCGGGTCGCTCGTCAGAAGGACGAACGAGGTCGAGACATCGATGCCGGTCGAACTGTCCAGCGCCGTCATGGGGCTGCCTTCGATCACCCCGCCATCCTCGTCGGTGCCGATGACCGGGGGGATGATCGTGTCACGAGGCACCAGCTCGAAGTACATCTCCGAGACGGGTGAGTCGGTGGTGTTCGTCAGACGGAAGGTCATCGGCTGGGTGGGCGACGCCGTCGCGGGCTGGCCAGTCGCGGCGATCACAACGCCGAAGGCTGCCAGCAATCCGAGCAGGCGGTGAGACATGGGCGCGGGCCCTCCTTGGGTACGCGATGGTGTAGGGACCGATCCGAACAAGGGGCCGCGTCACCAGCCGTCCGGTCCCGAAACGATCCGAAGCCGTCGCTGTTGCAATCGAGCGAAGGCGGTCCGCGGCACTCCCCGGCGTTGAGGGCCGGAGGAGGCACCAGATTCAAGGGATGAGAATTTCAAGATGAGGGCGTCGCTGGACCGGGGATCGAGTCGTACGCGGATGGATGGGTTCGGCCGGGTGTACGTCCGGGGCGGATCGGGCTCCGCTCTCGGGCGGGCGTACTATGGAGACGATCCCCAGAACGGTCAAGGGCAATTGCCGATCCCATCGGTTTGACGCGCTTGTTCCCGGTTTGAGCCTCCCCGCTCGTTCTGCCGATCGAATAAGCTGGAACGAGGGGCGTCGAATCCGGCGAGGACCACCCGCACTATGCCCGATCCGCACAGCGGCGTCGTCGAGGCGCCCGACGAAGCCCTGGTCGAGCTGGCCCGTGCCGGCGATGCCGACGCCCGCGAGGAACTCTTCCGTCGCGGGCGAGAGATCGCCTACCGCGTCGCCTTTCGCCTGCTCGGCAACGCCGAGGATGCGATGGACGCCGTGCAGGACGGCTTTATCAAGGCCTTTCGCAACCTCGACGCCTTCGATGGCCGCAGCGCCTTTCGAACTTGGCTCCTGCGGATCGTGACCAACGCCGCTCACGACCTCGGCCGTCGCAAACGCCGACGCCCTGCCCTCCGCCTGGCCGACCTCGACACCGACCCCGGCGGCTCGGGCCTGCCCGGCACCTCGGTCGCCGAGCCGAGCATTGAGGACGATCCCAGCCGAGGGCTCCACCGCGACGACCTCCGCCGCGCCCTCGACGAGGCTCTCGCCCGCCTCAGCCCGACGATCCGGGAAACCTTCGTCCTTTTTGCCGAGGCCGAACTCAGCTACAAGGAGATCGCCGAGACCCAGGACGTTCCCATC encodes the following:
- a CDS encoding PEP-CTERM sorting domain-containing protein translates to MSHRLLGLLAAFGVVIAATGQPATASPTQPMTFRLTNTTDSPVSEMYFELVPRDTIIPPVIGTDEDGGVIEGSPMTALDSSTGIDVSTSFVLLTSDPSDEEMERMFLLFGYEPETDPSAAVPFRPLVDAEGNRIGQLEPGGMFDFELNLAQNAVGWLLKSAVDGLSLSVLDVPSPEPEPEPGLPGDPDPGTVGTPIPEPSAVILWAVFGLGALSFARRRRRLLASATA
- a CDS encoding RNA polymerase sigma factor, translated to MPDPHSGVVEAPDEALVELARAGDADAREELFRRGREIAYRVAFRLLGNAEDAMDAVQDGFIKAFRNLDAFDGRSAFRTWLLRIVTNAAHDLGRRKRRRPALRLADLDTDPGGSGLPGTSVAEPSIEDDPSRGLHRDDLRRALDEALARLSPTIRETFVLFAEAELSYKEIAETQDVPIGTVMSRLYYARQKLQAALEEIEDHP